In a genomic window of Tachysurus vachellii isolate PV-2020 chromosome 13, HZAU_Pvac_v1, whole genome shotgun sequence:
- the cxcl14 gene encoding C-X-C motif chemokine 14, translating into MNRCTAALLLLVIALYSLNTEAYKCRCTRKGPKIRYKDVQKLEIKPKHPFCQEKMIFVTMENVSRFKGQEYCLHPRLQSTKNLVKWFKIMKDKHKVYEA; encoded by the exons ATGAATCGCTGCACAGCTGCGTTACTTCTGCTGGTTATTGCACTTTATTCGCTGAACACAGAAG CATACAAATGCAGATGCACCAGGAAAGGCCCCAAGATACGATACAAAGACGTGCAAAAACTTGAAATTAAGCCTAAACACCCTTTCTGCCAGGAGAAGATGATATT CGTCACCATGGAGAATGTGTCCCGTTTCAAAGGTCAGGAATACTGCCTGCACCCCAGACTGCAGAGCACCAAGAACCTGGTGAAATGGTTTAAGATCATGAAGGACAAACACAA AGTATACGAAGCCTAA